In one Polaribacter sp. ALD11 genomic region, the following are encoded:
- a CDS encoding inclusion body family protein, translated as MSKTINVHVTIDTIALAKAYSNPSKDFNNPTGIGHNFSYMIATSNTISGSGTGDLNFSAQVGDTVRFFGNSASNNFEDAILLYGIDRFGGVEVFSPFMSLTFTKNGVSPSNQNVLPAHIGSQQFWFYQSSVIIAGTENYKVVFAFYKRDENGNPILFGYFQWDPTITVTG; from the coding sequence ATGAGTAAAACAATAAATGTTCATGTAACAATCGACACAATCGCCCTAGCAAAAGCTTATTCAAATCCTAGTAAAGATTTTAACAATCCAACAGGAATTGGGCACAATTTTTCTTATATGATTGCAACTTCTAATACTATTTCTGGTAGTGGAACCGGTGATCTTAATTTTAGCGCACAAGTTGGAGACACAGTAAGGTTTTTTGGGAATTCAGCTTCAAATAATTTTGAAGATGCGATACTTCTTTACGGTATTGATCGTTTTGGAGGGGTAGAAGTATTTAGCCCTTTTATGAGTTTAACTTTTACCAAAAATGGAGTTTCTCCTTCTAATCAAAATGTATTACCTGCACACATTGGTAGTCAGCAATTTTGGTTTTATCAATCATCTGTAATAATTGCGGGTACAGAAAATTACAAAGTAGTTTTTGCTTTTTATAAAAGAGACGAAAATGGAAATCCTATTTTATTTGGATATTTCCAATGGGATCCTACAATTACTGTAACGGGTTAA
- a CDS encoding type I restriction enzyme HsdR N-terminal domain-containing protein: MQKLNLPNYKFRLKSNENKMLIFDNLRKKYMVLTPEEWVRQHYVQFLIEEKKYPTSLIALEKQLTINNRKKRTDILVFNTEGKPDIIVECKAPQIKITQATFDQIARYNLKLRANFLIVTNGLEHFYCKMDFENETYIFLKEIPDYTK; encoded by the coding sequence ATGCAAAAACTCAACCTACCAAACTATAAATTCAGACTCAAAAGTAACGAAAATAAGATGCTTATTTTTGATAATTTGAGAAAAAAATATATGGTTTTAACTCCAGAAGAATGGGTTCGTCAACATTACGTTCAGTTTTTAATTGAAGAAAAGAAATATCCAACCTCTTTAATTGCTTTAGAAAAACAGTTAACAATTAATAATCGTAAGAAAAGAACCGATATTTTAGTTTTTAATACTGAAGGAAAACCCGATATTATTGTAGAATGTAAAGCGCCACAAATTAAAATAACACAAGCTACTTTCGATCAAATTGCACGTTACAATTTAAAACTGAGAGCTAACTTCTTAATTGTTACCAATGGTTTAGAGCATTTTTATTGTAAAATGGATTTTGAAAATGAAACCTATATTTTCTTGAAAGAAATTCCAGATTATACAAAATAA
- a CDS encoding ATP-binding protein, with protein sequence MIHLLVGNTGAGKSTFANKLKVDINGVVFTLDKWNKILFLPDKTEKDGLDWFLDRIERAELLMQDLILQLEKSGVDSILDVGLSKFAHREKYRKFAKENKIEVKTHFLDVSRTIRKERILKRNLEKGETFEFEVSEDNFEFMESWFETPTKEELQNAIIIKK encoded by the coding sequence ATGATACATTTATTAGTTGGTAATACTGGCGCGGGAAAATCTACGTTTGCAAATAAATTAAAAGTAGATATAAATGGTGTTGTTTTTACGCTAGATAAGTGGAATAAAATATTGTTTTTACCAGACAAAACAGAAAAAGATGGTTTAGATTGGTTTTTAGATAGAATTGAAAGAGCAGAATTATTAATGCAAGATTTAATTTTGCAATTAGAAAAATCTGGTGTAGATAGTATTCTAGATGTAGGACTTTCTAAATTTGCACACAGAGAAAAGTATCGAAAGTTTGCAAAAGAAAATAAGATAGAAGTTAAAACTCATTTCTTAGATGTTTCAAGAACAATTAGAAAAGAAAGAATTCTAAAAAGAAACTTAGAAAAAGGAGAGACTTTTGAATTTGAAGTAAGCGAAGATAATTTTGAGTTTATGGAAAGTTGGTTTGAAACCCCTACAAAAGAGGAGTTACAGAACGCAATAATTATAAAAAAATAA